Proteins from a genomic interval of Chroococcidiopsis thermalis PCC 7203:
- a CDS encoding S1C family serine protease, with amino-acid sequence MTTLNDELASVAAALSRSTVQIQDRRFGGGSGVIWQADGVIITNAHVIRSDRPTVKLADNWVLDAVCTNRDRLQDLAVLKVDATDLPAAPIGDSDTLRVGQMVFAVGNPLGITNALTTGIIHTVSSKNQTGKNQTGTWIQADIRLRSGNSGGALADTQGKVIGINTAIAGGLGLAIPSNIVERFLRRGTVKPYLGVTLQPVAIGRRYRRRLGLLILAVQADSLAESAGLLTGDVLTGVAGRGFTDISDLAEVLWQFSPGDLLQLNLIRAGKSAIAQIQIPDKSGAVAA; translated from the coding sequence ATGACTACACTAAATGACGAACTAGCAAGTGTTGCCGCAGCTTTGAGCCGTTCTACCGTACAGATACAAGACCGAAGATTTGGCGGCGGCTCTGGTGTAATTTGGCAAGCTGATGGTGTCATTATTACGAATGCTCACGTCATTAGGAGCGATCGCCCTACAGTCAAACTTGCAGACAATTGGGTACTCGACGCTGTATGTACTAACCGCGATCGCCTACAAGATTTAGCTGTATTGAAGGTTGATGCTACCGATCTACCAGCTGCTCCGATTGGAGATTCTGACACGCTGCGAGTCGGTCAGATGGTGTTCGCAGTTGGTAATCCACTAGGTATAACAAATGCTTTAACAACTGGAATTATTCACACAGTCAGTTCCAAAAATCAAACTGGCAAAAATCAAACTGGAACCTGGATACAAGCAGATATTCGCTTGCGTTCTGGGAACTCTGGTGGCGCTCTTGCCGATACTCAAGGTAAAGTTATCGGGATCAACACCGCGATCGCAGGTGGTTTAGGCTTAGCTATACCTAGCAATATAGTAGAGCGTTTCTTACGGCGTGGTACAGTTAAACCTTATCTAGGAGTGACTCTCCAGCCTGTGGCAATCGGACGGAGATACAGGCGCAGGTTAGGTTTATTAATTTTGGCAGTACAAGCAGATAGTTTAGCTGAATCTGCTGGATTATTAACTGGCGATGTATTAACAGGAGTAGCCGGACGAGGTTTCACTGACATTTCAGATTTAGCCGAAGTTCTTTGGCAGTTTTCCCCAGGAGATTTACTGCAACTCAATTTGATTCGTGCTGGCAAATCGGCGATCGCGCAAATCCAAATTCCAGATAAGTCGGGAGCAGTAGCGGCGTGA
- a CDS encoding S1C family serine protease, whose translation MESPSIESNTLLALSNNLADAVERAGRAVVAVNARHRIPSTGVHWRNGIIVTAEHTVRRDEEIAVRLPDERTVAATLIGRDSSTDLAVLRIPDVQLPTAEIGDSGTLQVGNLVLAVARPGESGLSASWGVVSAKGIGVTQRDWCGKQTEGLLKLDLSLYPGFSGSPLVDAKGSVVGINTVGPRNMVLAIPVATVNRVIDTLLEKGKIARGYLGLGMQPVLLPDNLKNALNLSSNGGVIVVNIESDGPADRAGVFIGDVLISLDGRAIADTGDVQAMLGSESVGKTLNAQVIRGGALLTVPIAIGER comes from the coding sequence ATGGAGTCGCCATCAATTGAGAGTAATACTTTGCTAGCACTTTCCAATAATTTAGCTGATGCAGTCGAACGGGCAGGTCGTGCCGTTGTTGCTGTAAATGCACGTCACCGTATTCCTTCCACTGGCGTTCACTGGCGCAATGGTATCATCGTTACTGCCGAACATACGGTAAGGCGGGATGAGGAAATTGCTGTCAGGCTACCAGACGAGCGCACGGTAGCTGCAACTTTAATCGGTCGAGATTCCAGCACGGATTTAGCTGTACTCAGAATACCAGATGTCCAATTACCTACAGCAGAAATTGGCGATAGCGGTACTTTGCAAGTTGGAAACTTAGTGTTAGCTGTAGCACGTCCTGGTGAGAGCGGTTTAAGTGCTAGCTGGGGAGTTGTTAGCGCCAAAGGTATTGGTGTTACACAACGAGATTGGTGTGGCAAACAGACTGAAGGATTGCTCAAATTAGATTTATCACTTTATCCTGGTTTTTCTGGCAGTCCATTGGTAGATGCGAAAGGTAGTGTTGTCGGTATCAATACTGTTGGTCCTCGTAATATGGTGCTAGCTATACCTGTTGCGACTGTTAACCGCGTTATTGACACCTTATTGGAAAAAGGCAAAATTGCCAGGGGTTATTTGGGTTTGGGAATGCAGCCCGTGTTACTACCCGACAATCTGAAAAATGCGTTGAACTTATCCAGTAACGGGGGCGTAATCGTCGTCAATATCGAATCCGATGGTCCCGCCGATCGCGCTGGCGTATTCATTGGCGACGTACTTATTTCCCTTGATGGTAGAGCGATCGCCGACACCGGAGACGTGCAAGCAATGCTCGGCTCGGAGTCTGTAGGTAAAACCCTCAACGCACAAGTGATTCGAGGCGGCGCGTTATTAACAGTACCGATCGCGATTGGAGAACGTTGA
- a CDS encoding GNAT family N-acetyltransferase, producing MKDIQRRQATQADYDFLHDLHQQTFRLYVEQTWGWDDQQQVELFRQSHQNLDESPFEILCLEEKEIGCIAIEDKGDFLLLDYIAILPDYQNRGLGTQLIGELLELGKSKGIQVRLNVIKVNPARKLYERLGFQVVGSDDGCYYMIS from the coding sequence ATGAAAGACATTCAGCGTCGGCAAGCAACGCAGGCAGATTATGATTTTTTGCATGACTTGCACCAGCAGACTTTTCGGCTGTATGTCGAACAAACCTGGGGCTGGGACGACCAACAGCAAGTAGAGTTGTTTCGTCAGTCCCACCAAAACCTAGACGAGTCGCCTTTTGAAATTTTGTGTCTTGAGGAAAAAGAAATTGGTTGTATTGCGATCGAGGATAAAGGCGATTTTCTCTTGCTTGACTACATTGCCATATTACCTGATTATCAAAATAGAGGGTTGGGTACTCAATTAATTGGCGAACTTTTAGAATTAGGTAAAAGTAAAGGAATTCAGGTGCGCCTTAACGTTATTAAAGTAAATCCCGCCAGAAAGCTTTACGAGCGATTGGGATTTCAAGTTGTCGGTAGCGATGATGGTTGCTACTATATGATATCTTGA
- a CDS encoding endonuclease NucS domain-containing protein, whose translation MLKKVDNKWQFASENNLEDFVWSRLTSLLGLSGLKRQYRVYGDTCDILALDENNRLVILELKNVEDRYIVQQLTRYYHSLLDEKPFQQQVNYQLPIRLIAVAPSFHYHNWIDKKYHQLSFEFMTFTLSQQQNEVYLQLQNLDTKETIQTTVLDVSLIQKTKVSQPQTLVITESGGTATYTKAIDNILSYYVLVKNAHKLGIPELEPSEIERLNNLGFPNKVSKLFKIKVKEERAKSGFREISIRVPSSINVSTFVSWVERNVSTATGVVSPNSRHYLVRYRG comes from the coding sequence ATGCTGAAAAAAGTAGATAACAAATGGCAGTTTGCCAGTGAAAATAATCTAGAAGATTTTGTTTGGAGTAGACTCACTAGCCTGCTAGGACTCTCTGGTTTAAAACGACAGTACAGAGTATACGGCGACACCTGCGATATCTTGGCACTAGATGAAAATAACAGATTGGTAATATTGGAACTAAAAAATGTTGAAGATCGATACATAGTTCAGCAACTTACCCGTTACTATCACAGCTTGTTAGATGAAAAGCCTTTTCAGCAGCAAGTGAATTATCAACTACCAATCCGACTGATAGCGGTTGCTCCCAGCTTTCATTACCATAATTGGATAGATAAGAAATATCATCAACTAAGTTTTGAGTTTATGACTTTTACACTTAGCCAGCAACAGAATGAGGTGTATTTGCAGTTACAAAACTTAGACACAAAGGAAACTATTCAAACAACAGTTTTGGATGTATCGCTTATACAAAAAACAAAAGTTTCACAGCCTCAAACCTTAGTAATTACTGAGAGTGGCGGCACTGCTACTTATACTAAAGCTATAGATAACATTTTATCTTATTATGTGCTTGTCAAAAATGCTCATAAGTTGGGAATTCCTGAGTTGGAACCTTCTGAAATTGAAAGACTCAATAATTTGGGCTTTCCCAATAAAGTCAGCAAGCTTTTCAAGATTAAAGTGAAAGAAGAGAGGGCAAAAAGTGGCTTTCGAGAGATATCAATCCGAGTTCCTTCAAGCATCAATGTTAGTACGTTCGTAAGTTGGGTGGAGCGTAATGTATCAACTGCAACTGGAGTTGTTAGTCCAAATAGTAGACATTATTTGGTTAGATATCGTGGTTGA
- a CDS encoding DMT family transporter has translation MQTDFLGELAALTAACLWAISSVIYGRIGQRIPPLELNILKGAIAIALLVCTLLVQKSTFSDVTPTTLGLLLLSGVLGIGIGDTAFFFALNYLGARRALLMETLSPPLAAILALIFLQEQLSMSAWCGILLTILGVAWVVTERVPNLGERHTRIQRGVGFGILAAIALASGAVISRIVLTTSNISPLWAALLRLCGGVLVLLPWGWQRQHHRRFEFKSINAKIMVAICIAAFAGTYLGIWLQQVAVKFAVVGVALTLSNTSPLFVIPIAVCLGERISLRAILGVFVALSGIAVLLLSR, from the coding sequence TTGCAGACAGATTTTTTAGGTGAGCTGGCGGCGCTAACAGCTGCTTGTTTGTGGGCAATATCTTCAGTTATCTACGGACGCATCGGACAACGCATTCCACCACTAGAATTAAATATTCTCAAAGGCGCGATCGCGATCGCCTTACTTGTTTGTACGCTATTGGTACAAAAATCAACATTTTCAGATGTTACTCCTACTACTTTAGGCTTACTTCTACTCAGTGGGGTTTTAGGAATTGGGATTGGAGATACAGCGTTCTTCTTTGCTTTAAATTACTTAGGTGCTAGACGCGCCTTGTTAATGGAGACTTTATCACCTCCTCTTGCAGCAATTTTGGCATTGATTTTTCTGCAAGAACAGCTCAGCATGAGTGCGTGGTGCGGCATTCTACTAACTATTCTAGGTGTGGCTTGGGTAGTTACAGAACGAGTACCAAATTTAGGAGAAAGGCATACACGCATACAACGAGGTGTTGGTTTTGGGATTTTAGCCGCGATCGCCCTTGCTAGTGGTGCTGTCATTTCTCGGATCGTACTAACTACCAGCAATATTAGTCCTTTATGGGCAGCTTTATTGCGATTGTGTGGCGGCGTGTTGGTTTTGTTGCCCTGGGGATGGCAGAGGCAGCACCACAGGCGCTTTGAGTTCAAAAGCATAAATGCAAAGATTATGGTAGCAATTTGCATTGCTGCTTTTGCTGGCACTTACTTAGGAATCTGGCTGCAACAGGTAGCAGTCAAGTTTGCAGTTGTAGGAGTTGCCCTCACGCTGAGCAATACCAGTCCTTTATTTGTCATTCCTATAGCTGTTTGCTTGGGAGAAAGAATCAGTCTTAGAGCGATTTTAGGGGTTTTTGTAGCCCTAAGTGGTATAGCTGTACTGTTGTTATCGCGTTGA
- a CDS encoding LuxR C-terminal-related transcriptional regulator, with the protein MRVLVAATNPIVRAGLESIVRTNPDLLTIGSSADPVTLAAAIATHNPDVVLIELSLPEGEPVSEKLVALSEVGELPIAILIDTEDRDRLPELLRSGVKAILPRSASAEEILQAVEAVASGLVVLHADAIDLLLTLLPMSERVVEATTPLQALTSREIEVLGMLAEGLGNKAIAKRLGISEHTVKFHVSSIFSKLNASSRTEAVTLGARQGLIML; encoded by the coding sequence ATGCGGGTTCTGGTTGCTGCCACTAATCCGATTGTCCGTGCGGGTTTAGAGAGTATCGTGCGGACAAATCCCGATTTATTGACAATTGGTAGTTCTGCCGATCCAGTTACCTTAGCTGCGGCGATCGCAACTCATAACCCTGATGTAGTTCTGATCGAGCTGAGTTTACCAGAAGGAGAGCCTGTCAGTGAAAAATTAGTTGCATTATCAGAAGTAGGAGAATTACCAATCGCCATTCTTATCGACACTGAGGATCGAGATCGCCTACCCGAACTGCTTCGTTCTGGTGTCAAAGCCATCTTACCGCGATCGGCATCCGCAGAAGAGATTTTACAAGCTGTAGAAGCTGTTGCAAGTGGATTAGTTGTATTGCACGCCGATGCGATCGATCTTCTCCTTACTCTTTTACCAATGAGCGAAAGAGTTGTAGAAGCAACGACACCACTACAAGCATTAACTTCCCGCGAAATTGAAGTTTTGGGAATGCTAGCTGAGGGGTTGGGCAATAAGGCGATCGCCAAGCGTTTAGGAATCTCGGAGCATACGGTTAAGTTTCACGTTTCCTCTATCTTTAGCAAACTCAACGCCAGCAGCCGTACAGAAGCCGTGACTTTAGGAGCAAGACAAGGGTTGATTATGTTGTGA
- a CDS encoding calcium-binding protein: MATIEGTFSDDKLSGSLDTAESDFIYGYDGNDKLYGRDGDDSLWGGNGNDRLKGGSGNDLLDGGYGDDTVYGGTGNDTLYGFNGNDVLFGDGNNDNLIGGFGNDVLDGGEGNDIIDGAGGGAYIGSSVSRGANEIDVLTGGAGADTFRLEGGAGRDGAGTSYRFAGNNDYALITDFNPLEDTIVLRSIDTSGPSFMQTQVTYSLGAAPSDLLLQGTGIYAEFANNPGTQELIAILHGTTPESVNIGGSYFKYVS; this comes from the coding sequence ATGGCAACTATTGAAGGAACATTTTCCGATGACAAACTTTCCGGCAGTCTCGATACTGCTGAGAGCGATTTTATTTACGGCTACGATGGCAACGATAAACTTTACGGTAGAGATGGAGATGACTCTCTATGGGGAGGCAACGGTAACGATAGATTGAAAGGCGGATCGGGCAACGACTTACTAGATGGCGGTTACGGAGACGACACTGTATACGGCGGAACAGGTAACGATACTCTATACGGTTTCAACGGTAACGATGTTTTGTTTGGAGATGGAAACAACGATAACTTAATTGGTGGATTTGGCAACGATGTTTTAGATGGAGGAGAAGGAAACGACATCATTGATGGTGCTGGAGGAGGTGCATACATTGGTAGTTCAGTTAGTCGCGGTGCTAATGAAATAGATGTCTTGACGGGAGGTGCAGGAGCAGATACCTTCAGGCTTGAAGGTGGTGCTGGGCGTGATGGCGCAGGTACATCTTACAGATTTGCTGGCAATAACGATTACGCTCTCATTACAGACTTCAATCCTCTTGAAGATACGATCGTTTTAAGAAGTATTGACACATCTGGACCATCATTTATGCAAACACAAGTCACCTACAGCTTAGGTGCAGCACCAAGCGATTTACTCCTACAAGGAACGGGAATTTATGCTGAATTTGCTAACAATCCTGGCACGCAAGAACTTATCGCTATTTTGCACGGAACCACACCAGAATCAGTTAATATTGGTGGAAGCTACTTCAAATACGTCAGCTAA
- a CDS encoding aldo/keto reductase gives METKQLGNTGVTISAIGLGGMPMSLSSRPPEAQAIETIHRALDLGVTLIDTADSYCKDESDKHHNERLIHQALQQYQGDASNVVVATKGGLMRPGGSWTRNGNPDHLRETIRISFEAFGGEKPIELWQYHAPDPNYTIEESLTPAKEAVAAGTIRYVGVSNFSVEQIKRARDVVDIVSVQNQYNPWQRQPETDGVLEYCEREGLTFLPWSPLGGSRRVASLPDIPAIAQLAKTKGVSVYAIVLAWLRAKSPCVVPIPGASKASSIEDSVKSAQIQLSSDEVEQIDRATS, from the coding sequence ATGGAAACAAAACAACTAGGGAATACTGGTGTCACCATCAGCGCTATCGGTCTAGGTGGAATGCCAATGTCATTGAGTAGCAGACCACCGGAAGCACAAGCGATTGAGACTATTCATCGCGCTCTCGATTTAGGTGTAACTTTGATTGACACAGCTGATTCTTATTGCAAAGACGAGTCAGATAAACACCACAACGAGCGTTTAATTCATCAAGCGTTGCAACAATATCAGGGTGATGCGAGTAATGTAGTTGTTGCTACTAAAGGCGGTTTAATGCGTCCTGGTGGAAGTTGGACGCGCAATGGTAATCCAGACCACTTGCGGGAGACGATTCGGATTAGTTTTGAGGCTTTTGGGGGAGAAAAACCGATCGAGCTGTGGCAATATCACGCTCCAGATCCAAACTATACAATCGAGGAATCTCTCACTCCTGCCAAAGAAGCCGTTGCAGCGGGAACGATCCGGTATGTTGGTGTTTCTAATTTCTCTGTAGAACAGATTAAACGCGCCCGCGACGTAGTTGATATCGTCTCCGTTCAAAACCAATATAATCCCTGGCAGCGACAACCAGAGACAGATGGAGTATTAGAATATTGCGAACGTGAAGGTTTGACTTTCTTGCCTTGGAGTCCTTTAGGGGGTAGCCGTCGCGTTGCTAGCTTGCCAGACATTCCCGCGATCGCTCAATTAGCCAAAACGAAGGGTGTCTCTGTCTACGCGATCGTCTTAGCATGGCTGCGGGCAAAATCCCCTTGTGTAGTGCCTATTCCTGGTGCGAGTAAAGCTAGTAGTATCGAAGATTCTGTCAAATCTGCCCAAATTCAACTATCTTCAGATGAAGTAGAGCAAATCGATCGCGCTACAAGTTAA
- the dnaN gene encoding DNA polymerase III subunit beta, with the protein MKLVCTQNDLSTNLSLVSRAVPSRPTHPVLANVLLQADADTQQVSLTAFDLELGIRTTFAATVISSGAMTLPAKLLNDIVARLPEGEITLEEEEGEVPFIAAIASQHGRYQIRGMGVEEFPELPVLEKGEFVHLPAEALMEGLKGSLFATSADESKQILKGLHLTVQQDTLEFAATDGHRLAVVQTANDTSDSEESRQLEVTVPAKAFRELERMLGKLQASEPIALNCDRGQIVFEWSEQRLTCRTLEGQYPAYRQLIPRQFERQIAIDRKQLLGALERIAIIADQKNNIVKFHIDTDKQELALSVDAQDVGSGKEFLPAEISGGGNLDIAFNIAYLMDGVKALPSGEIEMHLNTAVTPVVLTPIGGLQMTYLIMPVQIRN; encoded by the coding sequence ATGAAACTCGTCTGTACTCAAAACGACCTTAGTACAAACCTTTCTCTTGTCAGTCGCGCCGTCCCCTCGCGTCCGACTCATCCGGTTTTGGCTAACGTATTGCTGCAAGCCGACGCAGATACGCAGCAGGTAAGCTTGACAGCTTTCGATCTCGAACTGGGAATCCGCACCACGTTTGCCGCCACAGTGATATCAAGCGGTGCGATGACTTTGCCTGCTAAGTTGTTAAATGATATTGTGGCAAGGCTTCCAGAAGGAGAAATTACGCTGGAAGAAGAGGAAGGAGAAGTCCCATTTATTGCGGCGATCGCCTCTCAGCATGGACGCTACCAAATTCGCGGTATGGGTGTGGAAGAATTTCCAGAATTACCCGTTTTGGAAAAGGGTGAATTCGTGCATTTGCCAGCAGAGGCTTTGATGGAGGGTTTGAAAGGATCGCTATTTGCGACGAGTGCGGATGAAAGCAAGCAGATTTTGAAGGGATTGCATTTAACCGTCCAACAAGACACGCTAGAATTTGCGGCAACAGACGGTCATCGCTTGGCAGTCGTGCAAACTGCCAATGACACTTCAGATAGCGAAGAGTCTAGACAGCTTGAAGTCACCGTACCCGCTAAAGCGTTTCGAGAACTGGAACGGATGCTGGGTAAGCTACAAGCCAGCGAACCAATTGCCTTAAATTGCGATCGCGGTCAAATCGTGTTTGAATGGTCGGAGCAGCGACTGACGTGTCGCACCTTAGAAGGTCAGTATCCCGCCTATCGTCAGTTAATTCCACGTCAATTCGAGCGCCAAATTGCGATCGATCGCAAACAATTACTGGGTGCATTAGAACGAATTGCGATTATTGCCGACCAGAAAAATAATATTGTCAAGTTTCATATTGATACTGACAAACAAGAATTAGCCTTATCAGTTGATGCGCAAGATGTAGGTAGCGGAAAAGAATTTTTGCCTGCTGAAATTTCTGGTGGGGGCAATCTTGATATTGCTTTTAATATTGCTTATTTGATGGATGGAGTTAAAGCATTACCTTCAGGGGAAATTGAAATGCACCTGAATACGGCAGTCACTCCAGTGGTTTTGACTCCCATTGGTGGGTTGCAGATGACTTATTTGATTATGCCCGTACAGATCAGAAATTAG
- a CDS encoding TRC40/GET3/ArsA family transport-energizing ATPase, with the protein MRLILMTGKGGVGKTSVAAATGLRCAELGYRTLVLSTDPAHSLADSFDLELGHEPRLVRQNLWGAELDALLELEGNWGAVKRYITQVLQARGLDGVQAEELAILPGMDEIFGLVRMKRHYDEGEYDVLIIDSAPTGTALRLLSLPEVSGWYMRRFYKPLQKMSVALRPLVEPLFKPIAGFSLPDKEVMDAPYEFYEQIEALEKVLTDNTKTSVRLVTNPEKMVIKESLRAHAYLSLYNVSTDLVVANRIIPEQVTDPFFQKWKENQQQYRQEIHENFRPLPVKEVPLYSEEMCGLAALERLKETLYQEEDPAQVYYKETTLKVVQEQNQYSLELYLPGIPKDKIQLSKTGDELNITIGNHRRNLVLPQALAALQPSGAKMDEDYLKIRFADIAKV; encoded by the coding sequence ATGCGTCTAATCCTCATGACTGGTAAAGGAGGAGTTGGGAAAACCTCTGTGGCGGCGGCTACTGGACTGCGCTGCGCCGAACTCGGCTATCGCACGCTGGTTCTCAGCACTGACCCCGCACACTCCCTAGCAGATAGCTTTGACTTAGAATTAGGACACGAACCTCGCCTAGTGCGCCAAAATCTCTGGGGTGCAGAATTAGACGCGCTGCTGGAATTAGAAGGAAACTGGGGTGCAGTCAAACGCTATATCACCCAAGTCTTACAAGCAAGAGGATTAGATGGAGTCCAAGCTGAAGAATTAGCTATTCTACCAGGCATGGATGAAATTTTCGGTCTGGTGCGGATGAAACGCCACTACGATGAAGGCGAATACGATGTCTTAATTATCGATTCTGCGCCTACGGGTACGGCTTTAAGGTTGCTTAGCTTACCTGAAGTCAGTGGATGGTATATGCGCCGCTTTTACAAGCCATTACAAAAAATGTCTGTAGCGCTTAGACCTTTGGTAGAGCCTTTATTTAAACCTATTGCAGGTTTTTCGCTTCCAGATAAAGAAGTGATGGATGCTCCCTATGAATTTTACGAGCAAATTGAGGCATTGGAAAAAGTTTTAACTGACAACACGAAAACTTCCGTGCGCCTAGTCACTAATCCTGAAAAAATGGTGATTAAAGAATCTCTTCGCGCTCATGCCTATCTCAGTTTATATAATGTTTCTACAGATTTAGTCGTTGCCAACCGAATCATTCCCGAACAAGTAACCGATCCTTTCTTCCAAAAGTGGAAAGAAAATCAACAGCAATATCGTCAGGAAATTCACGAAAACTTTCGTCCTTTACCCGTCAAGGAAGTGCCACTATATTCCGAGGAAATGTGTGGTTTAGCAGCTTTAGAAAGACTGAAAGAAACATTATATCAAGAAGAAGATCCTGCTCAAGTTTATTACAAAGAAACTACGCTCAAAGTCGTACAAGAGCAAAATCAGTACAGTTTAGAACTGTATTTGCCGGGGATTCCCAAAGATAAGATTCAGTTGAGTAAAACAGGGGATGAATTGAACATCACCATCGGCAACCACCGTCGTAATTTGGTTTTACCCCAAGCTTTAGCTGCATTACAACCATCTGGAGCCAAGATGGACGAGGATTATCTCAAAATCCGTTTTGCCGATATTGCTAAAGTTTAG
- a CDS encoding class I SAM-dependent methyltransferase, with protein MQTNLWTNADHVLWYLAKADKIPHRTEGEGVLLEQVPKTVERILDLGTGDGRLLGLLKIDRPQVQSVAIDFSPTMLEAVRQRFAEDETVEIIAHNLDDPLPSLGHFDAVVSSFAIHHLTHDHKRSLYEEIFNFLVPGGVFCNLEHVASPTQNLHNRFRQAIGIADEPDDPSNILLDVETQLKWLREIGFTDVDCYWKWLELALLVGIKPS; from the coding sequence ATGCAGACAAATCTCTGGACTAATGCTGACCACGTTTTATGGTATCTCGCGAAAGCAGACAAAATTCCCCATCGGACTGAGGGAGAAGGCGTTTTGTTAGAACAAGTGCCAAAAACGGTAGAGCGAATTCTCGATTTGGGGACGGGGGATGGTCGTTTGCTGGGTTTGTTAAAAATAGATCGTCCGCAAGTTCAAAGCGTGGCGATCGATTTTTCTCCGACGATGCTAGAAGCGGTTCGTCAGCGTTTTGCTGAAGATGAAACAGTAGAGATAATAGCTCACAATTTAGACGATCCTCTACCATCTTTGGGTCATTTTGATGCTGTTGTTTCTAGCTTTGCGATTCATCATTTAACGCACGATCACAAGCGTTCTCTCTACGAAGAAATTTTTAATTTTCTAGTACCAGGCGGAGTTTTTTGCAACTTGGAGCATGTTGCCTCGCCGACTCAAAATTTACACAATCGCTTTCGTCAAGCAATAGGAATTGCAGATGAGCCAGACGATCCATCAAATATATTATTAGATGTAGAAACTCAACTCAAATGGTTGCGAGAAATTGGTTTTACCGATGTTGATTGTTATTGGAAATGGCTAGAGTTGGCTTTATTAGTTGGAATTAAACCTAGCTAA
- a CDS encoding Calvin cycle protein CP12: MTQATDRPSQVTTMATAIAGNEISNSLEKAIVQALEEARAACQTSGDSSSECAVAWDIVEELQAERSHREAAQQRNSLDLYCIEYPESLECLIYDV, from the coding sequence ATGACTCAGGCAACAGATCGTCCCTCCCAAGTCACTACAATGGCTACTGCGATCGCGGGAAACGAAATTAGCAATTCTTTAGAAAAAGCGATCGTGCAAGCTTTAGAAGAAGCGCGTGCTGCGTGCCAAACTTCAGGTGACAGTTCTAGCGAATGCGCGGTAGCGTGGGACATTGTGGAAGAATTACAAGCAGAAAGAAGCCATCGTGAAGCGGCTCAACAAAGAAATAGTCTCGATCTCTACTGTATAGAGTATCCAGAATCGCTTGAATGTCTGATTTACGATGTGTAG
- a CDS encoding branched-chain amino acid transaminase, which yields MQSFLPIAYFQNQFVPFGEAKISIATHALHYGTGALGGLRGIPHPQDSQQILLFRLDRHCQRLSNSARFLHYDLPADKIQSVIVEFVKRNQPTASFYIRPFVYTSGLGIAPRLHSIEKDLFVYGLELQDYLSAEGVSCRISSWYRQEDRSMPLRGKISAAYITSALAKTEAAESGFDEAILLNSQGKVSEASGMNIFIVRNERLITPGFDQDILEGITRDSVIKIASDLGIETIERPVDRTELLIADEVFLCGTAAKIVPVKTLENYQLSRQNTVTRKLQEKLIAITEGREPKYQDWVYSIAIS from the coding sequence GTGCAAAGCTTCCTACCGATCGCCTACTTTCAAAATCAGTTTGTTCCGTTTGGCGAGGCTAAGATCTCCATTGCTACCCATGCCTTACACTACGGAACGGGAGCCTTAGGTGGTTTACGCGGAATTCCCCACCCACAGGATTCCCAGCAAATTTTGCTGTTTCGGCTCGATCGCCATTGCCAGAGATTGAGTAACAGCGCAAGATTTCTCCACTACGATTTACCAGCAGACAAAATTCAAAGCGTCATTGTTGAATTTGTCAAACGCAATCAGCCCACAGCATCTTTCTACATTCGTCCTTTTGTTTACACCTCTGGCTTAGGAATCGCACCGCGATTGCATTCGATCGAAAAGGATCTTTTTGTTTACGGATTAGAGTTGCAAGACTATTTATCTGCTGAAGGTGTTAGCTGTCGTATCAGCTCTTGGTATCGACAAGAAGATCGCAGTATGCCACTACGGGGTAAAATAAGTGCTGCTTACATCACTTCTGCTTTAGCAAAAACAGAAGCAGCTGAATCGGGTTTTGATGAGGCAATTTTATTGAATTCTCAAGGCAAAGTGAGCGAAGCTTCGGGAATGAATATATTCATTGTCAGAAACGAAAGACTGATTACTCCAGGTTTCGACCAAGATATTTTAGAAGGAATTACTAGAGATAGTGTTATTAAAATCGCCAGTGACTTAGGAATTGAAACAATAGAAAGACCAGTTGATCGAACCGAACTTTTAATTGCCGATGAAGTGTTCTTATGCGGTACAGCAGCTAAAATTGTTCCAGTAAAAACATTAGAAAATTATCAATTATCGCGGCAAAATACAGTTACACGAAAGCTGCAAGAAAAACTGATTGCTATTACCGAAGGTAGAGAACCAAAATATCAAGATTGGGTATATTCGATCGCAATTAGTTAA